The sequence CGGGCGCGGCGAGGGGCCCAACAGGAGAGCGTATGACGCCCGGAACGGCCGAGAAGAAGTGGATCGTGGGGGTGGACCTCGGGGGCACCAACATCGTCGTGGGGCTGGTGCCCATCGAGGGGGGCGAGGTGCTGGGCTTCCGCACGGTTCCCACCGAGTCGGTGCGCGGCGCCAAGTTCGTCGTGGACCGCATCGTGTCCCTCGTGGAAGCGGCCATCACCGAGGTCACGTCGGCCCAGGGCACGTCGCGGGCGGCGGTGGCGGGGGTGGGCATCGGCTCGCCGGGGCCGCTGGACCGCAAGACGGGCACGGTGATCAACACCCCCACCCTGGGGTGGCGCAACTTTCCCCTGCGCGACCTGGTGGCCAACCAGGTGAAGCTGCCCTGCGCGCTGGACAACGACGCCAACTGCGCCACGTACGGCGAGTGGTGGCTGGGCGCGGGCCGGGGCGTGAGCAGCCTGGTGGGGCTGACGCTGGGCACGGGCATCGGCGGCGGAATCGTGCTCGATGGGCAGATCTACCACGGCTGCAGCGACGTGGCTGGCGAGATCGGGCACATGACCATCGACAGCAACGGCCGAAAGTGCAAGTGCGGCAACTACGGGTGCCTGGAGCAGTACGCCAGCGGCCCGGCCATCGCGCTGCGCGCGGCGGAGGGGATCGAGGCGGGCGCCGAGACCTCGCTGGTGGACATGGTGGATGGAAAGCTCGAGGACATCACCGCCGCCACGGTATACGAAGCCACGGTGCAGGGCGATCCGTACGCGGCCGAGGTGATGAAGGACACCGCGCGGTTCCTGGGTGCCGGGGTGGCGAGCATCATCAACATCCTGAATCCCGAGATGGTGGTGATCGCGGGCGGCGTAACGCGCGCGGGCGACACCCTGTTCGAGCCGCTGCGCGCGGAAGTGCGCCGCCGCGCGTTCCGCAGCGCGCAGGAGTGCTGCAAGATCGTTCCGGCCGAGCTTCCCGGCACCGCCGGAGTGGTGGGCGCCGCGGCGGTGTTCAAGCTGGAGAACTACGGGGCGGTGTAGCCGGATGAGGTGTGGGTGGGTAGGCTCGGCGCTGGGGCCGGCGCCCCCCATCCCCAGCCCTTCCCCCGCAAACAGCCGCGGGGGAAGGGAGCCAGCCCGGTGCAGCAGGCCAGCCGAAGCGCGATTCAGGTCTCCCCCTCCCCTGCGCAGCGGGGGAAGGGGGCCGGGGGGAGGGGGCTCCCCGAGGCATGCACCGGCAGCCCATCGATCCCCGATCGAAGTTCCCCTCTCCCGCGCAGTTTGCGGCTGAGAGGCTGGGAGAGGGGGGCCCACAGACGACCGACGAATGTTCATTCTCTGCACCAACGACGACGGATACCTGGCCCCGGGGCTGGGCGTGCTTTCCGAGGCGGCGAAGGCGCTGGGCGACGTGCACGTCGTGGCGCCCGACCGCGAGCAAAGCGCCCAGAGCCACGCGCTGACCATGCACTTTCCCCTGCGCGCCAAGCAGGTGCGCGAGGGAGTCCATCACGTGGACGGCACGCCCACCGACTGCGTCGCCGTCGCCCTCGGCGCGCTGCTGGAGCGCAAGCCCGACCTGGTGCTCAGCGGCATCAACCACGGCCCCAACATGGGCGAAGACGTGCTGTACTCGGGCACCGTCGCCGCGGCCATGGAGGCCACCATCCTGGGCATTCCCGCGGTTGCCGTTTCGTACGCCGGGCGCGACGCCACGCACATGCAGAGCTACGGGCCGCTGCTGGAGGCGCTCCTCCCGCAGCTCGCCACCCGCGGCGAGTTTCCGGCGGAAACGCTGCTGAACGTGAACCTGCCGCCCATCGACGCGTCCGCAGTCCGGGGTGTGCAGGTCACGCGCCTGGCGCGCCGCGTGTACGCCGACTCGCTCACCCGCGCGCACGACCCCAACGGCCGCGAGTACTTCTGGATCGGCGGGGGCAACGTGGAGTGGTCGGCGCCGGAGGGAACGGACTTCCACGCGGTGAACGAGGGATACGTCTCGGTGACGCCGCTGCACCTGGACCTTACCAACCACGCCCTGATCCAGGACGTCGCCGCGTGGAACCTCGCGGTATGAGCGATCGCTACACCGGGCAGCGGCGCGCGCTCATCGGCACCATGCAGGAGCGCGGCATCCGCGACCTGAACGTGCTGCGCGCCTTCGACGAGGTGCATCGCCACGAGTTCCTGCCCGAGTCCGTGCGCCACCGCGCGTACGAAGACGCGCCGGTGCCCATCGGCTACGGGCAGACGGCGTCGCAGCCCTCGCTGCAGGCGCTGTACATGCAGGTGCTCGACCTGCGGCGCGACGACAAGGTGCTGGAGATCGGCACGGGGTGCGGCTTTCAGACGGCCGTGCTGGCCAAGCTGGTGGACCGCGTGTACTCGGTGGAGCGCATCCGCGAGCTTTCCATCCGCTCGCGCGAAAAGCTCGACCAGCTCAGGATCAGCAACGTCGCGCTCCTGGTGGGGGACGGCACCATCGGGTGGAGCCGCTACGCGCCCTTCGACGCCATCCTCGTCGCCGCGGCGGCACCGGACGTTCCCCAGCCCCTGCTGGACCAGCTGGCGCCGGGCGGGCGGATGCTGATTCCCGTCGGCGGGCGCGACATGCAGCAGCTGATGCTGGTCACCCGCGAGGCCGACGGCTTCAGCGAGCGCGAGGTGACGGCGTGCACCTTCGTACCGCTCCTGGGCCGCTTCGGGTGGATGGACGCGCCCCGCGCCTGAGCCGCGGGGCGGGGGGGCGGGCCGGAAATCGTTGACACCGTTCGCCGCCCGCCGTACGTTCCGCCCAGCATCCCGCTGCTCCAGGCACCACCGCGGACACCCGCGCGCCCCCTTCTCCCAAGACCCAATGACCGGTCCCAACGGCGATTCCTTCGACGGCTTCGTCTTTCCGCCGTTCATCCCCACAGCTTCCCGCGCCACTCCAGCGCCGCCGCCGGCATCCACACCCGTGCTGTCGTCCGTCCCGGCCGAGGAGCCGCGGCCCGTCGCGAACGACGCGGTGGAATCGCAGCCTGCGCGGGTGACCATGCCGTGGGACACGGAGACGCCCATCGTTAGCGACGGCGATGCGGATGCCGAGGCGGACGAGGATGAGCACGAGGAGCTTCCGTGGCTGGAGGTGCCTGCGCCGCGCGAGCCGGCCGTGCCCGAGGCTACGATGCCCGCCTTCCCGGCCGACGACGTCGTTCCCGCGAAGTCCACGGCCGCGGAAACGGATGAGCCGCGGGCCGCGCCCGCCGCGAACGATGATGCGTTCCCCGACTGGATGGCGTGGGGCGCCACGGACGAGGCGGACGCGGCGCGCGAGATGGGCAACGTCGATCCCATCGCCGGGCTGGAGAACCTGGTGCCGATGAACGACGCGCCCGACGCGCCCGACACGCCCGACACGCGCGACGCGGCCCCGGACGAGGACGCCACGCTGGCCGCATTGCCGGTGGATGACGAGCCCACGATCGATGCGGCCGATTTCCACGCGCCCCGGCCGCCGGTGCGCGACGAGGACGAGCCCCCGTTCGACCCGGCGGACCTCCACGCGCCGCGGCCGGAGCCCCGGCACGAATCCGCCGCGGCGAACGACGACTTCCTGGCCGCGGGCTTCGGCGGGGGCGACTTCCTGCTGCGCGCCCTGCAGGCCAGCCAGCTCGCACCTGCCGAGGAACCGGTCCGCACCCTGGTGGAGGACGCGCCGGAGATCGTCCCTTCGGCCACGGACGACGGACAGGCGGTCGCCCCGGAGCCCGATCCGTTCACCGCGGCCGCCGTCGCCGAAGCGGAGACGTTCGCTCCGGCGGAATCCTCGGCCACGGAAACGGCGCCGGTCGCCGCCGCGACGTCCGCCGAGCAGCCGGCCGCCGTGGCTCACGCGCTGGCCGACACGTTCG is a genomic window of Longimicrobium sp. containing:
- a CDS encoding ROK family protein, coding for MTPGTAEKKWIVGVDLGGTNIVVGLVPIEGGEVLGFRTVPTESVRGAKFVVDRIVSLVEAAITEVTSAQGTSRAAVAGVGIGSPGPLDRKTGTVINTPTLGWRNFPLRDLVANQVKLPCALDNDANCATYGEWWLGAGRGVSSLVGLTLGTGIGGGIVLDGQIYHGCSDVAGEIGHMTIDSNGRKCKCGNYGCLEQYASGPAIALRAAEGIEAGAETSLVDMVDGKLEDITAATVYEATVQGDPYAAEVMKDTARFLGAGVASIINILNPEMVVIAGGVTRAGDTLFEPLRAEVRRRAFRSAQECCKIVPAELPGTAGVVGAAAVFKLENYGAV
- the surE gene encoding 5'/3'-nucleotidase SurE: MFILCTNDDGYLAPGLGVLSEAAKALGDVHVVAPDREQSAQSHALTMHFPLRAKQVREGVHHVDGTPTDCVAVALGALLERKPDLVLSGINHGPNMGEDVLYSGTVAAAMEATILGIPAVAVSYAGRDATHMQSYGPLLEALLPQLATRGEFPAETLLNVNLPPIDASAVRGVQVTRLARRVYADSLTRAHDPNGREYFWIGGGNVEWSAPEGTDFHAVNEGYVSVTPLHLDLTNHALIQDVAAWNLAV
- a CDS encoding protein-L-isoaspartate(D-aspartate) O-methyltransferase; the protein is MSDRYTGQRRALIGTMQERGIRDLNVLRAFDEVHRHEFLPESVRHRAYEDAPVPIGYGQTASQPSLQALYMQVLDLRRDDKVLEIGTGCGFQTAVLAKLVDRVYSVERIRELSIRSREKLDQLRISNVALLVGDGTIGWSRYAPFDAILVAAAAPDVPQPLLDQLAPGGRMLIPVGGRDMQQLMLVTREADGFSEREVTACTFVPLLGRFGWMDAPRA